From Mytilus edulis chromosome 8, xbMytEdul2.2, whole genome shotgun sequence, one genomic window encodes:
- the LOC139483995 gene encoding caspase-2-like — protein sequence MQKEHIESLQKNYVKLVKETPTDAVVDHLYQNGILTDELREEILQNSNIYSKTRQLISTLQRRGPMAFECFCTALVDEGKSSLVQLLKESTIESEVSKDRVMIPIGGDIFVVVNEWDDKVLIHILKYEKNSADTYVPTKK from the coding sequence ATGCAGAAAGAACACATAGAGTCCCTTCAGAAAAACTACGTGAAATTGGTGAAAGAAACACCAACAGATGCTGTGGTTGATCATTTATATCAGAATGGAATACTAACAGATGAGTTGAGAGAAGAAATTTTAcagaattcaaatatttattcgaAAACTAGACAACTTATTTCTACACTTCAGAGAAGGGGACCAATGGCATTCGAATGTTTTTGTACAGCACTGGTAGATGAAGGCAAGTCCAGTTTAGTACAGCTTTTAAAAGAGTCAACGATTGAATCAGAAGTATCAAAAGATCGAGTTATGATACCTATAGGAGGTGATATCTTTGTCGTCGTCAATGAATGGGATGACAAAGTGCTTATTCACATCCTCAAATACGAAAAGAATTCAGCAGACACATATGTTCCTACAAAAAAGTGA